One genomic window of Cololabis saira isolate AMF1-May2022 chromosome 3, fColSai1.1, whole genome shotgun sequence includes the following:
- the LOC133441183 gene encoding zinc finger and SCAN domain-containing protein 2-like yields the protein MKRKDVEVDVSLVNVADVKVENGEPGPNCDQLLLHTSPEAQNKDEEGTESLRSDSSKTADPEPMRRHGEHEDAAVPSDSNCKSKLDRTHTGKKAFSFSTCREDFSKSCNLMDHMKIHTGERPYLCNTCDKTFTTLSNLKRHIYTHTGEKPYICKTCGKSYRQRSHLVGHSRTHTGEKPYLCNTCGKSFGHASLLKNHIYTHTGEKPYICKTCGKSYRLRSTLVVHSRTHTGERPYLCNTCGKTFTESSALKRHITTHTGDNLYLCKTCNKGFSRRIDLLRHMTYHPEEKSGDS from the coding sequence atgaaacgcaaggacgtagaggtggatgtctcattggtcaatgtcgctgatgtgaaagttgaaaatggtgaaccggGACCAAACTGtgaccagctgctgttgcacacttctcctgaagctcaaaacaaagatgaggaagggactgaaagtttacgctcagactccagtaaaactgcagatccggagccaatgagacgacacggtgaacacgaagatgctgctgtcccgtcagacagcaactgtaaatcaaagctggacaggacccacacggggaagaaggcgtTTTCTTTTAGCACTTGCAGGGAAGATTTCagtaaaagttgtaatttaatggatcacatgaagatacacactggcgaaaggccgtacctgtgcaacacctgcgacaAAACCTTTACTACATTATCaaatcttaaacggcacatatacacgcacacgggcgagaagccctacatctgcaaaacatgtggaaaaagttacaggcaacGTTCCCACCTGGTGggtcactcgaggacccacactggcgaaaagccatacctgtgcaacacctgcggaaaatcgtttGGACACGCATCACTTCTTAAAAAtcacatatacacgcacacaggcgagaagccctacatctgcaaaacatgtggaaaaagttacaggctacgttccaccctggtggttcactcgaggacccacaccggcgaaaggccgtacctgtgcaacacctgcggaaaaacctttactgaatcatcagcccttaaacggcacataaccacgcacacgggcgataatctatatttgtgcaagacgtgcaacaaaggttttagccgcagaattgatttgctgagaCACATGACatatcacccggaggagaagtctggtgactcgtga